A region of Lepeophtheirus salmonis chromosome 13, UVic_Lsal_1.4, whole genome shotgun sequence DNA encodes the following proteins:
- the LOC121127474 gene encoding SUZ RNA-binding domain-containing — protein MNNSSVTGNWEELFDSGQLDHQLQPLKPFHSSSSNSISTPTIITLQGDDSSKSIYRPPATTTTMTTTEPKLKILKRPSSSPNFQKLQAPSQQPTQLLPLQQQKTPPPPPQLQLQQQNQLQPSSNSNNTTDSSRHKKSLKQREEEYAMARLRILGSAGTPPDLPDFSVPPPPLPAKFVQQYRPVDNSVVRPPKGPDGSKGFTK, from the coding sequence atgaataactcAAGTGTTACGGGGAACTGGGAAGAACTCTTTGACTCAGGACAATTAGATCATCAATTGCAACCGCTCAAACCATTTCATTCCTCCTCAAGTAACTCCATTTCAACTCCTACAATCATCACGCTTCAAGGAGATGACTCCTCTAAATCCATTTATAGGCCCCCTGCGACGACGACGACGATGACAACAACAGAACCTAAActcaaaattctaaaaagaCCATCTAGCTCACCAAACTTTCAAAAACTGCAGGCGCCATCCCAGCAACCAACACAACTTCTTCctctacaacaacaaaaaacaccaccaccaccaccacaaCTCCAGCTGCAACAACAAAATCAACTCCAACCTTCATCAAATTCAAACAACACTACTGATAGTAGTCGGCATAAAAAGTCTCTGAAACAGAGAGAAGAGGAGTATGCCATGGCTAGACTACGAATATTGGGATCTGCTGGAACACCGCCTGATCTACCAGATTTCTCGGTTCCACCTCCACCATTACCAGCTAAATTTGTGCAACAATATCGACCCGTAGACAATAGCGTTGTTCGACCTCCCAAAGGGCCGGATGGTTCTAAAGGATTCacgaaataa